A window from Mangifera indica cultivar Alphonso chromosome 2, CATAS_Mindica_2.1, whole genome shotgun sequence encodes these proteins:
- the LOC123208361 gene encoding protein DETOXIFICATION 24-like isoform X1 has protein sequence MPIMDDGVEERLLVAEENGSSHLKTRIWRETKLIWRIAFPAIITRVTSFGLIVVTQSFLGHVDAIDLAAYALVQSIILRFFDGILLGMSSATETLCGQAFGAGHDHMMGVFLQRSWIVDGVTTTILLPIFIFTKPILKLLGQDEEIAVASGSISLWLIPFVYNFVFGLTIQMFLQAQLKNMVIGWLSSISFPLHVLLSWLFVSKLGLGVGGAMASLNISAWSVVIGEFVYIFGGWCPHSWKGFTTAAFTDISPVIKLSLSSGVMLCLELWYYSILVLLAGYLKNATVAISAFSICLNVSGLQFMICLGFLTASCVRVSNELGGGNAKAAKFSIKVIIMTSTFFGVLFFVLCLAFGRQLSYLFTTSEEIADAISELSVFLAFSLLLNSIQSVLSGVAVGAGFQGVVAFINLGSYYLIGIPVGCLLGYVLNHGVKGLWVGLLAGVALQIIILSYVVWRTDWDEQANKAFKRINRWLLKPAEESNQSSIGSISESGD, from the exons ATGCCG ATCATGGATGATGGAGTGGAAGAAAGGCTTCTGGTAGCAGAAGAAAATGGTAGCAGTCATCTAAAAACCAGGATTTGGAGGGAAACGAAACTCATTTGGCGGATCGCATTTCCTGCAATAATTACAAGAGTGACAAGTTTTGGACTTATCGTTGTGACGCAAAGCTTTCTTGGACATGTTGATGCAATAGATCTAGCTGCATACGCACTCGTTCAGAGCATTATTCTGCGCTTTTTCGATGGAATACTA CTGGGAATGTCAAGTGCAACAGAAACATTATGTGGGCAAGCATTTGGAGCTGGGCATGATCACATGATGGGCGTTTTCTTGCAACGATCATGGATAGTTGATGGTGTAACAACGACAATTTTGCTCCCAATCTTCATTTTCACGAAGCCAATTTTAAAACTACTTGGGCAGGATGAAGAAATAGCAGTAGCTAGTGGCTCCATATCTCTATGGTTGATTCCATTTGTTTATAACTTTGTATTTGGTTTGACCATCCAAATGTTCTTACAAGCACAACTCAAAAATATGGTAATTGGATGGCtatcttcaatttcttttccaCTTCATGTGCTTTTATCGTGGTTGTTTGTGAGCAAACTTGGGTTAGGGGTTGGCGGTGCAATGGCCTCACTCAATATATCAGCTTGGTCTGTGGTTATTGGAGAGTTTGTGTACATTTTTGGTGGTTGGTGTCCTCATTCTTGGAAAGGATTTACTACAGCTGCCTTCACTGATATCTCCCCTGTTATAAAGCTCTCTCTATCCTCCGGCGTGATGCTCTG CTTGGAGCTCTGGTACTACTCAATCCTAGTCTTATTGGCTGGTTACCTGAAAAATGCTACCGTCGCTATATCTGCTTTCTCTATTTG CCTCAATGTGAGTGGACTTCAATTTATGATCTGCCTCGGCTTCCTTACTGCTTCATG tgttagGGTGTCAAATGAGTTGGGAGGTGGGAACGCTAAAGCagcaaaattttccattaaagtTATAATAATGACCTCCACATTTTTTGGAGTGTTATTTTTTGTCCTTTGTTTGGCCTTTGGTCGTCAACTTTCATATCTGTTCACTACTAGTGAGGAAATTGCAGACGCTATATCAGAATTATCCGTTTTCCTTGCTTTCTCACTTTTGCTTAACAGTATTCAGTCAGTTCTTTCAG GTGTGGCTGTAGGTGCTGGATTTCAAGGTGTGGTTGCATTTATTAACTTGGGAAGCTACTACTTGATCGGAATTCCAGTAGGATGCTTGCTGGGATATGTGCTGAATCATGGAGTTAAG GGTTTGTGGGTTGGATTATTGGCGGGTGTAGCATTGCAAATAATTATTCTTTCCTACGTTGTTTGGAGGACAGATTGGGATGAGCAG GCCAACAAAGCATTCAAACGCATAAATCGATGGCTTCTAAAACCAGCAGAAGAATCTAATCAGAGCTCCATTGGTTCTATTTCTGAAAGTGGAGATTAA
- the LOC123208361 gene encoding protein DETOXIFICATION 24-like isoform X2, giving the protein MDDGVEERLLVAEENGSSHLKTRIWRETKLIWRIAFPAIITRVTSFGLIVVTQSFLGHVDAIDLAAYALVQSIILRFFDGILLGMSSATETLCGQAFGAGHDHMMGVFLQRSWIVDGVTTTILLPIFIFTKPILKLLGQDEEIAVASGSISLWLIPFVYNFVFGLTIQMFLQAQLKNMVIGWLSSISFPLHVLLSWLFVSKLGLGVGGAMASLNISAWSVVIGEFVYIFGGWCPHSWKGFTTAAFTDISPVIKLSLSSGVMLCLELWYYSILVLLAGYLKNATVAISAFSICLNVSGLQFMICLGFLTASCVRVSNELGGGNAKAAKFSIKVIIMTSTFFGVLFFVLCLAFGRQLSYLFTTSEEIADAISELSVFLAFSLLLNSIQSVLSGVAVGAGFQGVVAFINLGSYYLIGIPVGCLLGYVLNHGVKGLWVGLLAGVALQIIILSYVVWRTDWDEQANKAFKRINRWLLKPAEESNQSSIGSISESGD; this is encoded by the exons ATGGATGATGGAGTGGAAGAAAGGCTTCTGGTAGCAGAAGAAAATGGTAGCAGTCATCTAAAAACCAGGATTTGGAGGGAAACGAAACTCATTTGGCGGATCGCATTTCCTGCAATAATTACAAGAGTGACAAGTTTTGGACTTATCGTTGTGACGCAAAGCTTTCTTGGACATGTTGATGCAATAGATCTAGCTGCATACGCACTCGTTCAGAGCATTATTCTGCGCTTTTTCGATGGAATACTA CTGGGAATGTCAAGTGCAACAGAAACATTATGTGGGCAAGCATTTGGAGCTGGGCATGATCACATGATGGGCGTTTTCTTGCAACGATCATGGATAGTTGATGGTGTAACAACGACAATTTTGCTCCCAATCTTCATTTTCACGAAGCCAATTTTAAAACTACTTGGGCAGGATGAAGAAATAGCAGTAGCTAGTGGCTCCATATCTCTATGGTTGATTCCATTTGTTTATAACTTTGTATTTGGTTTGACCATCCAAATGTTCTTACAAGCACAACTCAAAAATATGGTAATTGGATGGCtatcttcaatttcttttccaCTTCATGTGCTTTTATCGTGGTTGTTTGTGAGCAAACTTGGGTTAGGGGTTGGCGGTGCAATGGCCTCACTCAATATATCAGCTTGGTCTGTGGTTATTGGAGAGTTTGTGTACATTTTTGGTGGTTGGTGTCCTCATTCTTGGAAAGGATTTACTACAGCTGCCTTCACTGATATCTCCCCTGTTATAAAGCTCTCTCTATCCTCCGGCGTGATGCTCTG CTTGGAGCTCTGGTACTACTCAATCCTAGTCTTATTGGCTGGTTACCTGAAAAATGCTACCGTCGCTATATCTGCTTTCTCTATTTG CCTCAATGTGAGTGGACTTCAATTTATGATCTGCCTCGGCTTCCTTACTGCTTCATG tgttagGGTGTCAAATGAGTTGGGAGGTGGGAACGCTAAAGCagcaaaattttccattaaagtTATAATAATGACCTCCACATTTTTTGGAGTGTTATTTTTTGTCCTTTGTTTGGCCTTTGGTCGTCAACTTTCATATCTGTTCACTACTAGTGAGGAAATTGCAGACGCTATATCAGAATTATCCGTTTTCCTTGCTTTCTCACTTTTGCTTAACAGTATTCAGTCAGTTCTTTCAG GTGTGGCTGTAGGTGCTGGATTTCAAGGTGTGGTTGCATTTATTAACTTGGGAAGCTACTACTTGATCGGAATTCCAGTAGGATGCTTGCTGGGATATGTGCTGAATCATGGAGTTAAG GGTTTGTGGGTTGGATTATTGGCGGGTGTAGCATTGCAAATAATTATTCTTTCCTACGTTGTTTGGAGGACAGATTGGGATGAGCAG GCCAACAAAGCATTCAAACGCATAAATCGATGGCTTCTAAAACCAGCAGAAGAATCTAATCAGAGCTCCATTGGTTCTATTTCTGAAAGTGGAGATTAA
- the LOC123208361 gene encoding protein DETOXIFICATION 24-like isoform X3, protein MPIMDDGVEERLLVAEENGSSHLKTRIWRETKLIWRIAFPAIITRVTSFGLIVVTQSFLGHVDAIDLAAYALVQSIILRFFDGILLGMSSATETLCGQAFGAGHDHMMGVFLQRSWIVDGVTTTILLPIFIFTKPILKLLGQDEEIAVASGSISLWLIPFVYNFVFGLTIQMFLQAQLKNMVIGWLSSISFPLHVLLSWLFVSKLGLGVGGAMASLNISAWSVVIGEFVYIFGGWCPHSWKGFTTAAFTDISPVIKLSLSSGVMLCLELWYYSILVLLAGYLKNATVAISAFSICLNVSGLQFMICLGFLTASCVRVSNELGGGNAKAAKFSIKVIIMTSTFFGVLFFVLCLAFGRQLSYLFTTSEEIADAISELSVFLAFSLLLNSIQSVLSGVAVGAGFQGVVAFINLGSYYLIGIPVGCLLGYVLNHGVKSDVLKN, encoded by the exons ATGCCG ATCATGGATGATGGAGTGGAAGAAAGGCTTCTGGTAGCAGAAGAAAATGGTAGCAGTCATCTAAAAACCAGGATTTGGAGGGAAACGAAACTCATTTGGCGGATCGCATTTCCTGCAATAATTACAAGAGTGACAAGTTTTGGACTTATCGTTGTGACGCAAAGCTTTCTTGGACATGTTGATGCAATAGATCTAGCTGCATACGCACTCGTTCAGAGCATTATTCTGCGCTTTTTCGATGGAATACTA CTGGGAATGTCAAGTGCAACAGAAACATTATGTGGGCAAGCATTTGGAGCTGGGCATGATCACATGATGGGCGTTTTCTTGCAACGATCATGGATAGTTGATGGTGTAACAACGACAATTTTGCTCCCAATCTTCATTTTCACGAAGCCAATTTTAAAACTACTTGGGCAGGATGAAGAAATAGCAGTAGCTAGTGGCTCCATATCTCTATGGTTGATTCCATTTGTTTATAACTTTGTATTTGGTTTGACCATCCAAATGTTCTTACAAGCACAACTCAAAAATATGGTAATTGGATGGCtatcttcaatttcttttccaCTTCATGTGCTTTTATCGTGGTTGTTTGTGAGCAAACTTGGGTTAGGGGTTGGCGGTGCAATGGCCTCACTCAATATATCAGCTTGGTCTGTGGTTATTGGAGAGTTTGTGTACATTTTTGGTGGTTGGTGTCCTCATTCTTGGAAAGGATTTACTACAGCTGCCTTCACTGATATCTCCCCTGTTATAAAGCTCTCTCTATCCTCCGGCGTGATGCTCTG CTTGGAGCTCTGGTACTACTCAATCCTAGTCTTATTGGCTGGTTACCTGAAAAATGCTACCGTCGCTATATCTGCTTTCTCTATTTG CCTCAATGTGAGTGGACTTCAATTTATGATCTGCCTCGGCTTCCTTACTGCTTCATG tgttagGGTGTCAAATGAGTTGGGAGGTGGGAACGCTAAAGCagcaaaattttccattaaagtTATAATAATGACCTCCACATTTTTTGGAGTGTTATTTTTTGTCCTTTGTTTGGCCTTTGGTCGTCAACTTTCATATCTGTTCACTACTAGTGAGGAAATTGCAGACGCTATATCAGAATTATCCGTTTTCCTTGCTTTCTCACTTTTGCTTAACAGTATTCAGTCAGTTCTTTCAG GTGTGGCTGTAGGTGCTGGATTTCAAGGTGTGGTTGCATTTATTAACTTGGGAAGCTACTACTTGATCGGAATTCCAGTAGGATGCTTGCTGGGATATGTGCTGAATCATGGAGTTAAG TCCGATGTGTTAAAAAACTGA